The Immundisolibacter cernigliae genome has a window encoding:
- a CDS encoding 2Fe-2S iron-sulfur cluster-binding protein, translated as MPFITVQPSGNRFEAATGSSLLAALLAAGEPIPHKCEGKAQCGSCHVFVHEGRKSISKIGAAENERLDTIVGVGSKSRLACQSILGAEDVTVELLGFGSGL; from the coding sequence ATGCCATTCATCACCGTCCAGCCGTCCGGCAACCGTTTCGAGGCCGCGACCGGCAGCAGCCTGCTGGCCGCCCTGCTGGCGGCCGGCGAACCCATTCCCCACAAATGCGAGGGCAAGGCGCAGTGCGGTTCCTGCCATGTGTTCGTGCACGAAGGCCGCAAGTCGATCTCGAAGATCGGGGCGGCCGAGAACGAGCGCCTGGACACCATCGTCGGCGTCGGCTCGAAGTCGCGCCTGGCCTGCCAGTCCATCCTCGGCGCGGAGGACGTCACCGTCGAACTGCTCGGTTTCGGCTCCGGCCTGTGA